Proteins from one Paludisphaera rhizosphaerae genomic window:
- a CDS encoding J domain-containing protein, whose product MMLMAESQDGRVIWVVVELHRPKKRIRSRIILHLGEFPGRDEAEAAFKARLTTEPRLVELAERWRAGAEDVLKDRKARRQFVRFGVAAGVSAHADEVLRNFEREQEEARRRAQAAFWTSGGSSTAFATLGLPLAASVDEIKVAYRRKAVVLHPDRGGDHASMVKLNAAYETALEYAAWRG is encoded by the coding sequence ATGATGCTGATGGCCGAGAGCCAGGACGGCCGGGTCATCTGGGTGGTGGTGGAGCTTCATCGACCCAAGAAGCGGATCCGGAGCCGGATCATCCTGCACCTGGGCGAGTTCCCTGGCCGCGACGAGGCCGAGGCTGCCTTCAAGGCTCGGCTGACGACGGAGCCTCGGCTGGTCGAGCTGGCCGAACGCTGGCGGGCCGGCGCTGAGGACGTGCTTAAGGACCGCAAGGCGCGGCGGCAGTTCGTCCGGTTCGGCGTCGCCGCGGGAGTCTCGGCCCACGCCGATGAGGTCCTGCGGAACTTCGAGCGCGAGCAAGAGGAAGCCCGCCGTCGCGCCCAGGCGGCCTTCTGGACCTCCGGGGGATCGTCCACCGCCTTCGCCACGCTGGGCCTGCCGCTGGCGGCGTCCGTCGACGAAATCAAGGTCGCCTACCGCCGCAAGGCCGTCGTCCTCCACCCCGACCGCGGCGGCGACCATGCCTCGATGGTCAAGCTCAACGCCGCCTATGAAACGGCCCTGGAGTACGCGGCCTGGCGGGGGTGA